In a single window of the Streptacidiphilus sp. P02-A3a genome:
- a CDS encoding hydroxymethylglutaryl-CoA lyase: MSAAEPTALDLGLPVRAPLDGLPQAVRIHEVGARDGLQNESVALPVEVKAEFIARLAAAGLRTIEATSFVHPKWVPQLADAEQLFPLVSGLTGEYPGLRLPVLVPNERGLDRALAHRVQDIAVFASATESFAERNLGRGVEASLEMFAPVVHRATAAGVRVRGYLSMCFGDPWEGPVPTAQVVEVGCRLLELGCDELSLGDTIGTGTPGQVTELISAFSGRGVGPERLAVHFHDTYGQALANTLAALRCGVATVDSSAGGLGGCPYAKSATGNLATEDLVWMLHGLGISTGVDLPALAATSGWLADRLGRPSPSRAVRALTGGDAQR, from the coding sequence ATGTCCGCCGCCGAACCCACCGCCCTGGACCTCGGACTCCCGGTCCGCGCCCCGCTGGACGGCCTGCCGCAGGCGGTGCGCATCCACGAGGTCGGCGCGCGCGACGGACTGCAGAACGAGTCGGTGGCGCTGCCGGTCGAGGTGAAGGCCGAGTTCATCGCCCGGCTGGCCGCCGCCGGGCTGCGGACGATCGAGGCCACCAGCTTCGTCCACCCCAAGTGGGTCCCCCAACTGGCGGACGCCGAGCAGCTGTTCCCCCTGGTCAGCGGGCTCACCGGGGAGTACCCCGGGCTGCGGCTGCCAGTCCTGGTCCCCAACGAGCGGGGGCTGGACCGGGCGCTCGCGCACCGGGTCCAGGACATCGCCGTGTTCGCCAGTGCCACCGAGAGCTTCGCCGAACGGAACCTCGGCCGGGGCGTCGAGGCCTCGCTGGAGATGTTCGCCCCGGTGGTCCACCGGGCGACAGCGGCCGGCGTCCGGGTCCGGGGCTACCTGTCGATGTGCTTCGGCGATCCCTGGGAGGGACCGGTGCCCACCGCCCAGGTGGTGGAGGTCGGTTGCCGGCTGCTGGAGCTGGGCTGCGACGAACTGAGCCTCGGGGACACCATCGGCACCGGCACCCCGGGCCAGGTCACCGAGCTGATCAGCGCGTTCTCCGGGCGCGGGGTCGGCCCGGAGCGGCTGGCCGTGCACTTCCACGACACCTACGGCCAGGCCCTGGCCAACACCCTGGCCGCGCTGCGCTGCGGCGTGGCCACGGTCGACTCCTCGGCCGGGGGCCTGGGCGGCTGCCCCTACGCGAAGAGCGCCACCGGCAACCTCGCCACCGAGGACCTGGTCTGGATGCTGCACGGCCTGGGCATCTCGACCGGGGTCGACCTGCCCGCCCTCGCCGCCACCAGCGGCTGGCTGGCCGACCGGCTCGGCCGCCCCAGCCCCTCCCGCGCGGTACGTGCCCTGACCGGCGGCGACGCCCAGCGGTAG
- a CDS encoding biotin carboxylase N-terminal domain-containing protein, with protein sequence MFDSVLVANRGEIAVRVTRTLRRLGVRSVAVHSGADADAPHVRAADTAVLLGPADGESAADSYLHIERILEAAARTGAQAVHPGYGFLAENAAFARACADAGLVFIGPPPSSIELMGDKIHAKAAVQAAGVPVVPGSEGDALTDAELLAAAADIGLPVLLKPSAGGGGKGMRLVRDAARLGDEIAAARREARASFGDDTLLLERWVDRPRHIEIQLLADTHGGVVHLGERECSLQRRHQKLIEEAPSPLLTPEIRAAMGQAAVRAAESCGYAGAGTVEFIVPSDNPSSYFFMEMNTRLQVEHPVTELTATVHGSRLDLVEQQLRIAAGEPLGFGQRDIGSTGHAVEARVCAEDPERGFLPTGGRVLLLEEPTGEGVRVDSGLARGVTVGSSYDPMLSKVIAYGPDRATALRRLRAALAGTCSLGVATNAGYLRRLLAHPDVVAGRLDTGLVERNLELTVADPTDHAPGDDRAPLEGAAHSTPAGRLDPVFTAAALARQLDLSPTPGDDGWTDPFSLPSAWRTGGEPAWTLHRLRLPGGEPIEARVRPTSPRTVLDTTDNATAAGEHFEVRLGADTPFTVRVAVRPHRISVSRDGLTRTFAHATDNRAADSPVHWLGRDGDSWPVQVHEPLDDLALGPAGARGAGLNAPMPGTVTVVKATVGERVAKGQPLLILEAMKMEHVITAPHDGIVEQLRAVPGGTVAMDELLAVVTPHEEVS encoded by the coding sequence ATGTTCGACAGCGTCCTGGTCGCCAACCGCGGCGAGATCGCGGTCCGCGTGACGCGCACCCTGCGACGGCTGGGCGTGCGCTCCGTCGCCGTGCACAGCGGCGCGGACGCCGACGCGCCGCACGTGCGCGCCGCTGACACCGCCGTACTGCTCGGCCCGGCCGACGGCGAGTCCGCCGCCGACAGCTACCTCCACATCGAACGCATCCTGGAGGCCGCCGCCAGGACCGGAGCCCAGGCGGTGCACCCCGGCTACGGCTTCCTCGCCGAGAACGCCGCCTTCGCCCGCGCCTGCGCCGACGCCGGTCTGGTCTTCATCGGTCCACCTCCCTCCAGCATCGAGCTCATGGGTGACAAGATCCACGCCAAGGCGGCCGTCCAGGCCGCCGGGGTGCCGGTCGTGCCCGGCAGCGAGGGCGACGCCCTGACCGACGCGGAACTTCTCGCCGCGGCGGCTGACATCGGTCTGCCCGTGCTGCTGAAGCCGTCCGCGGGCGGCGGCGGCAAGGGCATGCGGCTGGTGCGCGACGCCGCCCGGCTCGGCGACGAGATCGCCGCCGCCCGCCGGGAGGCCCGGGCCTCCTTCGGCGACGACACGCTGCTGCTGGAGCGATGGGTCGACCGGCCGCGCCACATCGAGATCCAGCTGCTGGCCGACACCCACGGCGGCGTGGTCCACCTCGGCGAGCGCGAGTGCAGCCTGCAACGGCGGCACCAGAAGCTCATCGAGGAGGCCCCCTCGCCCCTGCTCACCCCGGAGATCAGGGCAGCCATGGGCCAGGCCGCCGTCAGGGCCGCGGAGTCCTGCGGCTACGCCGGCGCGGGCACCGTCGAGTTCATTGTTCCCAGTGACAACCCCTCCTCCTACTTCTTCATGGAGATGAACACCCGCCTCCAGGTGGAGCACCCGGTCACCGAGCTCACCGCCACCGTCCACGGCTCCCGGCTGGACCTCGTGGAGCAGCAGCTGCGCATCGCCGCGGGCGAACCGCTGGGCTTCGGGCAGCGGGACATCGGCAGCACCGGCCATGCCGTCGAGGCCCGGGTCTGCGCCGAGGATCCGGAGCGCGGCTTCCTCCCGACCGGTGGCCGGGTGCTGCTACTGGAGGAGCCCACCGGCGAGGGCGTCCGGGTCGACTCCGGGCTCGCCCGCGGCGTCACCGTCGGCAGCAGCTACGACCCCATGCTGTCCAAGGTCATCGCCTACGGCCCCGACCGGGCGACGGCCCTGCGAAGGCTGCGCGCCGCCCTCGCCGGGACCTGCTCACTCGGAGTCGCCACCAACGCCGGCTACCTGCGCCGACTGCTCGCCCACCCGGACGTCGTCGCGGGCCGCCTCGACACCGGCCTGGTCGAGCGCAACCTGGAACTGACCGTGGCCGACCCCACGGACCACGCCCCCGGCGACGACCGCGCCCCGCTGGAGGGAGCTGCCCACAGCACCCCCGCGGGCCGCCTCGACCCGGTGTTCACCGCTGCCGCGCTGGCCCGGCAGCTCGACCTGTCGCCGACTCCCGGCGACGACGGATGGACCGATCCCTTCTCCCTCCCTTCCGCCTGGCGCACCGGCGGGGAACCCGCCTGGACGCTCCACCGGCTGCGCCTCCCCGGCGGCGAACCGATCGAGGCCAGGGTTCGCCCCACCTCGCCACGGACCGTACTGGACACCACTGACAACGCGACCGCCGCCGGAGAGCACTTCGAGGTCCGGCTCGGCGCCGACACGCCGTTCACCGTCCGGGTGGCCGTGCGACCGCACCGGATCAGCGTCAGCCGTGACGGCCTCACCCGTACCTTCGCGCACGCCACTGACAACCGGGCCGCCGACAGTCCGGTCCACTGGCTCGGGCGGGACGGCGACAGCTGGCCGGTCCAGGTCCACGAGCCCCTCGACGACCTGGCCCTCGGCCCGGCCGGGGCCCGGGGCGCGGGCCTGAACGCGCCGATGCCGGGCACCGTCACCGTGGTCAAGGCGACCGTCGGCGAGCGGGTGGCCAAGGGCCAGCCGCTGCTGATCCTGGAAGCGATGAAGATGGAACACGTCATCACCGCACCCCACGACGGGATCGTCGAACAGCTGCGGGCCGTTCCCGGCGGCACCGTCGCCATGGACGAGCTGCTCGCCGTGGTCACCCCGCACGAGGAGGTCAGCTGA
- a CDS encoding carboxyl transferase domain-containing protein yields MLLAQTSAPRLDTAVDRASDAFRSNDAAQRALVAELRAKLAAAAEGGGARARQRHTERGKLLPRERVDTLLDPGSPFLELSPLAADGLYGGDAPAAGLITGVGRVAGREVVVVANDATVKGGTYYPMTVKKHLRAQEIAQENRLPCLYLVDSGGAFLPMQDEVFPDRDHFGRIFFNQARLSAAGIPQLAAVLGSCTAGGAYVPAMSDQAVIVRNQGTIFLGGPPLVKAATGEVVTAEELGGGELHSRTSGVTDQLAENDAHALAILRTVVAGLGPRTPRPWPVQPAEPPAVDPDTLYGAVPADPRTPYDVREVIARITDGSRFAEFKAEYGPTLVTGFARIHGHPVGIVANNGILFAESALKGAHFIELCDQRGIPLLFLQNISGFMVGRQYEAGGIAKHGAKMVTAVAGTRVPKLTVVIGGSYGAGNYSMCGRAYSPRFLWMWPGAKISVMGGEQAASVLATVRRDQYDQRGESWSAEDEEDFRRPVREQYERQGNAYYATARLWDDGVIDPADTRTVLGLALSACANAPLPDPRPYGVFRM; encoded by the coding sequence ATGTTGCTCGCTCAGACCTCCGCGCCCCGGCTGGACACAGCCGTGGACCGCGCTTCCGACGCCTTCCGGAGCAATGACGCCGCGCAACGGGCCCTGGTCGCGGAGCTGCGCGCCAAGCTCGCGGCAGCGGCCGAGGGCGGCGGCGCACGGGCCCGGCAGCGGCACACCGAGCGCGGCAAACTGCTGCCGCGCGAGCGGGTGGACACCCTGCTCGACCCCGGCTCGCCGTTCCTGGAGCTCTCGCCACTGGCGGCGGACGGCCTCTACGGCGGGGACGCCCCCGCCGCCGGGCTGATCACCGGCGTCGGCCGGGTGGCCGGGCGCGAGGTGGTCGTGGTCGCCAACGACGCCACGGTCAAGGGCGGCACCTACTACCCGATGACCGTCAAGAAGCACCTCCGGGCGCAGGAGATCGCCCAGGAGAACCGCCTCCCCTGCCTCTACCTGGTGGACTCCGGCGGAGCCTTCCTGCCGATGCAGGACGAGGTCTTCCCGGACCGGGACCACTTCGGCCGGATCTTCTTCAACCAGGCCCGGCTCTCGGCCGCCGGGATCCCGCAGCTCGCGGCCGTCCTCGGCTCCTGCACGGCGGGCGGCGCGTACGTCCCGGCGATGAGCGACCAGGCGGTGATCGTCCGCAACCAGGGGACGATCTTCCTCGGCGGTCCGCCGCTGGTGAAGGCGGCCACCGGCGAGGTGGTCACCGCCGAGGAGCTGGGCGGCGGCGAGCTGCACTCGCGGACCTCGGGCGTGACCGACCAGCTCGCCGAGAACGACGCGCACGCACTGGCGATCCTGCGCACCGTCGTCGCCGGGCTGGGCCCGCGCACGCCGCGCCCCTGGCCGGTGCAGCCCGCCGAGCCCCCGGCCGTCGACCCGGACACGCTGTACGGCGCGGTCCCGGCCGACCCGCGCACCCCGTACGACGTGCGCGAGGTGATCGCGCGGATCACCGACGGCAGCCGCTTCGCCGAGTTCAAGGCGGAGTACGGCCCCACCCTGGTCACCGGCTTCGCCCGGATCCACGGGCACCCGGTCGGCATCGTCGCCAACAACGGCATCCTGTTCGCCGAGTCCGCGCTCAAGGGCGCGCACTTCATCGAGCTGTGCGACCAGCGCGGCATCCCGCTGCTGTTCCTGCAGAACATCTCCGGCTTCATGGTCGGCCGCCAGTACGAGGCGGGTGGCATCGCCAAGCACGGAGCCAAGATGGTCACCGCCGTCGCGGGCACCAGGGTGCCCAAGCTGACGGTGGTCATCGGCGGCTCGTACGGCGCGGGCAACTACTCGATGTGCGGTCGGGCCTACTCACCCCGCTTCCTGTGGATGTGGCCGGGGGCCAAGATCTCGGTGATGGGCGGCGAACAGGCCGCCTCGGTCCTGGCCACCGTCCGCCGCGACCAGTACGACCAGCGCGGCGAGAGCTGGTCCGCCGAGGACGAGGAGGACTTCCGCCGTCCCGTGCGCGAGCAGTACGAGCGGCAGGGCAACGCGTACTACGCCACCGCGCGGCTCTGGGACGACGGAGTGATCGACCCGGCGGACACCCGAACCGTGCTCGGCCTGGCCCTCAGTGCCTGTGCCAACGCCCCACTCCCCGACCCGCGCCCGTACGGCGTCTTCCGAATGTGA
- a CDS encoding TetR/AcrR family transcriptional regulator: protein MPSQPSPVESPRRAQIRREAARLFAARGFLGVGVDEIGKAVGISGPGLYRHFAGKDAMLADLLIGISQRLLTEGRRRVDAAPDAPAALDALLDGHIDFALEESALITLHDRELLHLPEAERHQVRSLQRQYVELWVTVAGEAFPGLGEDARACVHAVFGLLNSTPHSAVAGGDQADPAMAALLHRLALGALAAAADRTTG from the coding sequence ATGCCGAGTCAGCCGAGTCCTGTCGAGAGTCCCCGCCGCGCGCAGATCCGCCGCGAGGCCGCCCGGCTGTTCGCGGCCAGGGGCTTCCTCGGCGTGGGAGTGGACGAGATCGGCAAGGCCGTCGGCATCTCCGGGCCCGGCCTCTACCGGCATTTCGCGGGCAAGGACGCCATGCTCGCGGACCTGCTCATCGGCATCAGCCAGCGGCTGCTGACCGAGGGCCGCCGCCGCGTCGACGCCGCGCCCGACGCGCCCGCGGCGCTCGACGCCCTGCTGGACGGCCACATCGACTTCGCCCTGGAGGAGAGCGCGCTGATCACCCTGCACGACCGGGAGCTGCTGCACCTGCCGGAGGCGGAACGGCACCAGGTCCGCAGTCTTCAGCGGCAGTACGTGGAGCTGTGGGTCACCGTCGCCGGGGAGGCCTTTCCCGGCCTCGGCGAGGATGCCCGGGCCTGCGTCCACGCCGTCTTCGGCCTGCTCAACTCCACCCCGCACAGCGCGGTCGCGGGCGGCGACCAGGCCGACCCGGCCATGGCCGCGCTGCTGCACCGCCTCGCCCTCGGCGCCCTCGCCGCGGCGGCCGACCGAACAACCGGCTGA